The DNA segment CCAGTGGCTTATAAAACTGAGCTAATGAGCCATAGGCTTTAACGCCTAATAACGTTTTTACCCACAGTTTTTTGCCTTTTTCTGACGTATCCGCAAATAAATAGTCTTTTTGCTGATAACCCGCGTTTTTCATCACTTCATCCAGTTTTAAATCTGGATAAGGTTGTGAAATAGCTTTTGCGGTTTCTTCGTCTAATTCTGCGGTTTCGCTATACGCTAAACGCACAGGGAAATCGGGTTCTGCTAATGTCGCATTACCACTCGCATCCAGATAAGCAAACTGTTGTTGCCCAGCAAATACCGAAGCTGCTTTTTGTGCCAACAAACTGTCAGTTGCTAGTAAGGCTTCTACATTCAAGCCATTCTTAGGCTGCTTTTCTGCTCCATATGTCCAAATATCCTGACGACTTGCGTTAGTAATACCCAGTTGATAAACCTGTTTTTCAGGGGGATTAATATGATCACATGTTTGACGCGATAAGCTTAAGCGTAAGTTTTGTTGCTGTTCGTCATAACTGGATGCCCATAACGTTTCAGGCAAGCTTTCATAATGCTGATAAGGATTTTTTGCACCTTTAGCGCGTCTTGGATAATCAATTGCAACCGCTTTGGTCACAACACCATAGGCGTCTTGCTCTAATGTGATTTGTTGATGACAAGACGGATCAGCGGCAATACGTTCATAATGGTATGTACGATTTTCCACCACTGAAGGCATCACCACTGGTGAGCGCCCTTGTGTTTCAATTAAACGCACTTGTGGGCGTTGTTCCGTAACGGCATAAGGCACATCGGATACAACGGTATTGTCTAAACTATAGACTTCTTTTCTGAGTAACTGACCTTGTAGCCCACGCTCAAACCAATACGTATATTGTTGATGTAGTGAGTCGTCGCAGATCTTTTCTCGGCTTCCTGCACCTTGGGTAAAACGTGGTGAGAAGTGAGGAAATGCCGCACTGTCACCTTGCCAAAACTCATTATAAAACTCGGCATCAATCACAGATTTACCCGTTAAAAACCACTGACGCGTTAACGCACTCGGTGTTTTATCCGTGGTATTTTCTTCGCTTTTAAAGGATTCTGCATTGGTGGCTTCTACACAACCAAAACCACGAAACTCTTTCTCTTTACCATCCCAAACACCATGACGATAATTAAACGTTTGTGTTAACTGGCTTTGGGTTACCTCATCCACTGTGTCGATTTTCCACAATGTATGTAATGCAAAAGGTAAGTGGCTAACCGCTTTGCCTTTGCTCTGTTGTTGGCGAGTTGATTTCTCATCTAACCAATATTGCGCTGAACTGCGGTAATGCAGATTTTGAATTAGCCCCATATTGTTATTAATCGATGTTAATAACCATGGTTTTTGATTTTGCAAAGACAGCACCCAATGCTGTGGCACAGGATATGATTTAGTCAGTAAAATACTGGCAACACCAAGGCCTTGCACATCGGCAACTTGTAGCTGGCAATGGCTATCAAAACGCATATTTTTAGGTAATGCGATATCATCGCCACGCACAAATTGATTGCCACTTTGGTTAAAATAAACCTCTAAATGGGTCGATTGGGCGTAAATAATATCGGTTGTACCACTACCATCTAAATCGGCTAAATAGAGCTGATTAGGATTAAATTTAAGGCGATCCGCAGAGAAACCAGGAATAGTAATAGGTGAACTAAATTTACCCTCACCTAAATGCACCCAACAGGTTACACCTTGATAATCCACTTTAATTAGATGTTGTTGACCTGAACCCAACACGTCACTAAATGCCACTAAAGTACGACGATTAATATTCTTAATCGGCAAAATCACACCATCTGTTTGCATTACCTCTTTACTTTTTTTCCAGCCTTGCGCAGAGCCTGCATAAAGACGAATACTACGAGGACCAATTAAAGCTAAATCAGCAAAACCACTACCTGTTAATGAAGTGATTTCAGCTCTCGGGTGAAAATACTCCACAGGGATTGCATCAAGTGGCACAAAATTCAACCAATTTTCTGCATTGGTTTCATCTTGAGTGTAATAACCATTCACATCACCTTGGGTAACTAACCATTCCAGTTTTCCATCACCCGTCACGTCGGTCAGTATGGCTGAATTTCGCAATGACGGAATAACAGGAAGCTTTTTCGCGTTATCCCATGTTATGGCATTAGGATTTTGCTTATCTTCTTTTCTAATCGGTGCGCGATACCACCAAGCGCTGCTATCTTGATAAAGTACCCCCGCAAGCCCTTCGCCAAATAGATCGACATATTGATAAGGTTGTTGTGGCGTAAATGACGCAAGTTCATCAAGTGATTGCCACTGTGCTTGTTGAGTCGCACCGACCCTTTGCCAATCAAATTTTACTGGCGGTAATGTCACTAACGATTGAGTGTCTTTATTATCATTAAACGCTGATTGTTGTGCTGAAACTAAAACAGTCCCTGATGCTGACTCATCGTAAGTGAGCGTTAATCTGGCAACTAATTCTGGCGTTTCTGCTAGTGGTGTTTGTTTTTCTAAACTTTCAATACGGTGATACATCAGCACTTGGCGACATAAACGACGAGTACGAACTTCAAAACCGTAATGGAAAAGTGAAAAGCAGTCTTTACGCAATGCCCATGTTGAATTGCTCTGCCACTGTGGATAGGTGGCTAATGCACTACTACGCTCACCGTAATCAAATACCAG comes from the Proteus appendicitidis genome and includes:
- a CDS encoding SpvB/TcaC N-terminal domain-containing protein; its protein translation is MQNSEKLTFDAPNLPKGGGAVTGLTGNMGAVGPDGAATFSLPLPISQGRGYAPSLGLSYQNQAGNGTFGFGWSVGVMSIRRRTSKGVPTYTQLDEFIGADGEVIVPMMNKKGEVEATHHNELLGVKLAHQYQVIAYRARIEKSFSRFEYWSLNDSKSPANTPTQFWVMYSANGDAHLFGYETTAQIVDSQNSAHIAQWNLNASVSATGEQIEYHYRPEDEQGCDKQEIQSHTNANTQRYLDKVYYGNSIGERAFSCVKTDNTLPNNALFTLVFDYGERSSALATYPQWQSNSTWALRKDCFSLFHYGFEVRTRRLCRQVLMYHRIESLEKQTPLAETPELVARLTLTYDESASGTVLVSAQQSAFNDNKDTQSLVTLPPVKFDWQRVGATQQAQWQSLDELASFTPQQPYQYVDLFGEGLAGVLYQDSSAWWYRAPIRKEDKQNPNAITWDNAKKLPVIPSLRNSAILTDVTGDGKLEWLVTQGDVNGYYTQDETNAENWLNFVPLDAIPVEYFHPRAEITSLTGSGFADLALIGPRSIRLYAGSAQGWKKSKEVMQTDGVILPIKNINRRTLVAFSDVLGSGQQHLIKVDYQGVTCWVHLGEGKFSSPITIPGFSADRLKFNPNQLYLADLDGSGTTDIIYAQSTHLEVYFNQSGNQFVRGDDIALPKNMRFDSHCQLQVADVQGLGVASILLTKSYPVPQHWVLSLQNQKPWLLTSINNNMGLIQNLHYRSSAQYWLDEKSTRQQQSKGKAVSHLPFALHTLWKIDTVDEVTQSQLTQTFNYRHGVWDGKEKEFRGFGCVEATNAESFKSEENTTDKTPSALTRQWFLTGKSVIDAEFYNEFWQGDSAAFPHFSPRFTQGAGSREKICDDSLHQQYTYWFERGLQGQLLRKEVYSLDNTVVSDVPYAVTEQRPQVRLIETQGRSPVVMPSVVENRTYHYERIAADPSCHQQITLEQDAYGVVTKAVAIDYPRRAKGAKNPYQHYESLPETLWASSYDEQQQNLRLSLSRQTCDHINPPEKQVYQLGITNASRQDIWTYGAEKQPKNGLNVEALLATDSLLAQKAASVFAGQQQFAYLDASGNATLAEPDFPVRLAYSETAELDEETAKAISQPYPDLKLDEVMKNAGYQQKDYLFADTSEKGKKLWVKTLLGVKAYGSLAQFYKPLVYKKTTLSCDYKLLWDKQFCVLMGKESPLSVQDFHLTYDWRFLSPNSITDENHNLHQVTFDGFGRVTTTRFSGTENGQQSGYSDKSFIMPTTVEDALALTSALPIAMGFVYVTDSWMSASSKMPPHALQIMTDRYDRDSQQQIRQQITFSDGFGRLLQTSVRVEAGESFLRSEKGGLVVDRTQQAQQKSTTTRWAISGETEYDNKGNVKRVYQPYFLNDWRYISESSSQPNRFADTHYYDALGRLYRVNTAKNYQRNTIVTPWFVAQEDENDTLV